The window cactATCTAGAATTTACGTTATGGGAGGCTCCTATAACATTCCGATTTTAGCATACTGTACACATGCTGGAATCGAAACTGAATAACCAATTTGCAAATATATCTACATCGAGAACCAACaaggtacagtagatgctcctataacgtatacgtCTACTATCATACTGTGTTGGTTcttgatgtatatatatttgcaagTTGATTATTCAGTTTCGATACCAACACATGTATGCAAGCACATCAATAAACTCTGACAAAGCTAACAGTAGTCTACGAAAGATTACATGGAActcacaaaaattttttttcaattatattaaaTTCTTTGCTAAAAAGTTAACCTACATAAATtaaatgattggctaatgacAGAAAGCCAGTTACAAAGGTGGATAAGTCTCACACACCTCTCGACAGTAATGACATACTCCTTGGGCCGCTGACATGTCCCGGCAAGATTAGTTATTTCTGGTTAGTGATACTCCGAGTAAGGTTTTGCGCCTATTCCAAAGCAAATGTGGCAAACTTGGCTTCTCCGTAACTATGGGTTTCACTGCTGATCTTGCTGGTTTATACGTTGAAATGTTTTTGAATTGTGTTGGACTTGGTGAGATCGTCTGCTGTTAAAATATGGTCAAAGCGCAGCAGGTTGCAGAAGTTATTTATAGCAACAATCTCATGCCTCTTATTTCGATGATTGCACTGATTAGTCAGAATCTACCAGGACACTAACAAAAACTGACCTACATGATTTCAATAAAACTTTTTCCAACACAGCATGATGTTTACTGTAACATTTCAAGTGTTTGTTTCGTTATGCAGATTCAGACATCTGTAGTAGGTTGATATCTGTGGCAAGATAAAACACATTTACCATTAAATTCATTTTACGGTTAAACAAAGACAGTGCCGAAGATCCCCATCGGTGTGTTTTTGTTCATACACAAAACCACTAGAAAAATAATACTTTTTCATATTAGGCTTTTTTCTGTGGAAATTGcctattcaattttttatttggctacatatatctgtgataataaaaatgttttaagcatacaatttttaaaagccCTTGAACATAGCAGACAAAAATTGTTGCTCAGACCCACTTACAATGGTTTTGGAACTTTCAACTTACAAAGCCACTTTTGGAGGTTACAAACTATTGTCATAATGCTATTGTTGTCTACCAATCCTTTAATTGTTTTACATCTGATGAAGCAGGAAACTCTGATAAGTAAATTAGTTTGATTTTTAACAGATTGCCAGAGCTGCTCAAAAAGGAAAGACTGATGGCTTACAGTGCTTGTCTCAAGCTGCTTAAATTTGTCACACTCTATCCCGTGGCTAAAGTATTTGACATTAAGCCTGGCTATTGTATTTTcgctatttttttaatttttggcaTCACTTGTCTAAACCATCAAGAATTAGATCTCCATGAAGGAAAATGGCACACTTCATATTTTTCTGTGCAAACTTTGAATGATGAGCTGATGAAGAGTTCCCTAGTTTCATCCTCCAATAACATGAGTACATGTTGTAAAGATATGAGTGTGTGAACTTTTATTACAAGCTTTGCTTGCTCTCTGGTGTTTAGAAAAAAACTGTCAACAAACACCGACCTCCGCAAAAATTATGATTAGCTCCAGGTAGAAGATTGCATGCTTGATCAACAGCGGTATGACCAAGTTGATTTTAATCTGGTTGGCTTCTTTAATAACTGGGCTCAATTGAACACATTGCTGCTACTTGCACTGCCACATATCATTCATTTTTCTTCAGAATTTATTTCAATGTTGGGCGATGGTTTGTATGCATTTGATAATGTTAAAGAAAACTTCGTAGACTACAGCCTCAGAGTCAAACTTAAATTCTTTAAATTTAAGATTGAGCGTTAAATCTTGAAAGCCAATTTTAGGTCTTGAAGGTCTTAATGGCCAACCGTTGATCTTTAACTTTTTTCAAGTTTAGTATAGGCCACGCCCAcaggcctgccaactctcacgcattgggcgtgagactcacacaatcccacaaaagaaaaaataaaaatgagtgAGAAATgagtgagatttttgccccaatttctacaattttatatatactatcgttgatacatcaattgtcccaaaaccaaatcttAAGCATTGCCCcattcttgggttggcaggcctgcaCGCCCACTACTTGTCCGCCTGATAAGAATAGCAAGCTTATCGCTACCCAACACGAAGTAAAGACAATTCAATGACCCTTCACACACTTCTGTCATGTAACAAAGTAATTAGCTTGATTGGAGCACCCTTGTTTGTCTGAATTGtccataaaatattttcaaaaggAAGTGCACTTTTATCTATTATGCATAAGTTTAGAAATTGGTAATTTTGCTTAGTGATTaaattcaaaaatgtttttaagcaTTTCTATTTAACGTAGTTTGTACGCTAGTAGCGGCATTCTTTGCAGAATTCAAATAAACGTTGAAAGCTGATTTTGTTAATATCATATTCGAATATTTACCAAACTGTCTGCTATGCATCAGTGTCAAGGCAACCTTTTATACAGTCTAATAAAAGTCGAATAGCTCAAGTTTACAAATAATATCTGCGCATGTACAGTATATCTAAGGATTGTCATTGACGTCCAAGATTGCAGAAGAAGCTCAAATCAGACCAATGAACTGGTACCATAGAACTCTAATACGGATTTATGAAAAATTCAATGTCTATGTCACGTAATGAGCGTGAAGAGCGACATTACCCTGTTGCGACAGTTTCCTTTTAGAATACTCATTGTGTTACTCCTGCTCTCATAGCGTCGCTAACATTCATTGAGTCATCATTTTAATTTCTCCTGTTTACGAACATATCTGAGGTATAGATTTGGTTTCTACGTCGTTGCTGCTAATTTTAAAGACAAACATGGTAGAACCCTTTTATGCAGCAGTTTGTTTTAGTCACATCATAGCTCATAAAGTAAATGCTGAACCAAATGCGCCATATATTCAACTCAAACAGCGGCCGAGggcaatatttaaatttttctatcTATGTCGATTGTTTTATTCAACAAGGAGAATTATTTTGTTACTCTTTTGTTTGAATGTTACATCTCTAGTAACATTTTCAAAACTATGCGGTTCCTTTCTTGGTCATTGAATCACTTCGCATTCTTACCTCATTATAGCCATGACAAACTAATATCATTGCATAGTTTATATTCTGATGTACTCGTAGCTTTAATCACCTttagttgttgatgaaaatacaaCTTATCTGTTTATCTGCTTGAACTACAatatttaaacacatttttacaagTATTTATTCAGTTTTGTTATTTGCAAAGTTGTAAAAAGAATAGCAATTGATGAAGGTATGGAACCAATCGCTTCGTCTCTTTGTTGTTATTCTTAGTAAAAATAAATGTCCAGTCTTTTTATAAGTCACTATATAACGAAATTTTTCTGAATCAATATATTTTCTGCTTCCTAAAATCTGGTATGTGTAAGATCACCTGCTAATCTTGGAACAGTATAACTGTGCTTATAGATAATTTAactattgagctttttattttaCAGATTTGCGACTTTTTACAAAGTGATGGGTGACACACAGCTTTATGATATTTTAGGAGTCGATAAAACAGTCACATCTGAACAGTTAAAATCTGTGAGTATGCTTGTGTATTAGAAAGTCCAGCATATATCCTATGCATGTTTTATAGTTGCATGCACAACTGAATTGTTTGCACAGGTTTATAGGAAACTTGCAAAAAAGTATCACCCTGACAAGAATCCAGAACATGGTGAAAAGTTTAAGGAGATGACTTTTGCATACGAGATACTGTCAGATCCTGACAAGAGGGAAGATTATGACAGATATGGGCTAGAAGGCATACAGGAGGGTAGAGGGGGAGGAGCAGGTATTGATAATtcatttgtaaaacattgtgaactTAGTAATGCTTTTTTATCACTATTTTCTGTCCACTTTTCAATGGGTGTGCCaaatttgtcaattttaaaaTCAATCTGGTAAGGTTTAAAGTTGCCTTCATAAATTTAATGAatgagtaatttttatttttctttagcCAGCCATTAATGATGTGCTGATCAGTTGTGCGTGTATTATAGGCATGGATCCATTTGGTGATATGTTTGGTGGCATGTTTGGGAGCATATTTGGTGGAAGGAGAAGAGGCCCTCGCAAGAGTCCTGACATTTCATATCCTCTAAAGTGAGTCAGAATTTACTTGCCATTTTTATGTTAAAAGTCTTCCTTTTGTATAGCAATGAAACCATTTATACTGTATCTGCTGCAGGGTAACCCTCGAAGACTTATATAATggaaaaacggcaaaattgaagTTGACGAAAGACGTAATATGTAGTCCTTGCGGAGCGTaagtattttaaacagattTATACAGCAATATTCAGTTTATAAATAGTGACAGGTAGTGTagtcacttgccattagcctgacacattgccaatggctaatctGAATAAGCTGGTACTTTGAGTaattactaataagagctgtgaaaGCAAACATAAAATAACGTTGCGGTATGCGTATTTTCACCAACATGGTGAATTATATCATCTCAGAATTCAATTCATCTCGCGTAGCTTAGttggtaagatatttgactggtgaatgggaggtttcGAGATCAAACCCAGCATAAAAAGGATACTTCATACCtaaattttaaagatgtggttgcgtcaaaaaagtcgatttaatgaaattaagaccaataaaaggctaaaacatcagctacaatttgatgtcatttgtgtctttgtagactaaccctgtccagagatatatgcgtttgaatgaggccatcttttaaaaagctcagattccagcgggtgcttcattcgtgacgtaacgagtgatacatctgaaaagagtccacaagcgataaatataagcCTTTATATTTATTGgctttattagccaatcattaGCACAAAGTTTtcatataccgtacttttcggactattagccgctacttttttctgataatTTGAGTCATGCggtttatataagggtgcggctattctatggctttttctttcatcgctaggtGCATTAACCATAATCTTCGGTTAGTACGCCTTTAGCGGTGAAAGATAATATGAAACAATGCCAaatggtactgttccgttaggcactaggttaaaaagcgtcgattaatacaaaacagtgccgttaggcactgttccgttttaaacaggaaagttgctgccgtgttaaaaagcaccgttctgagttctgcggcctatacaaaggtgcggccaatgtattgttttattatcattttttggaaaataaagcagatgcgggtTATATAGGAGTGCGGTTTATAGTCAGAAAAGTACggtaggtcataataaatgatATCACTCATAAAActcgttgtctgtgatctcaaattcagggattttactctattattagaacacatcgatatttaccaaattaattgacatcgttactttaatgaattactcgatcgacacattttattgacgaacaacagaattgtataAATGCTTCCAGTTCCTGCGAAGGGGACTCTGTGAAAGGAGTTTTCTGAGTATCAAGTGGTCAACATTTGTGGCAGACAGCttatagttagagctgacaggcgtcagcagcgttatgctacagaggaagataggagaatggaggtaaatatatcttttactttgagtctcctatagatataatGTTggactgttgtgtttacattcagattatatttccccgtttgaggctataatgtaatttcttgtgtgcacatgtgagatacggatgcacagtgagttcttgacggcttctttttaatccatagcatctagcaatacaatggcttagattgatgaatatactaaaggtaataaatttagtactcatgaatacatttactaattaatagaattataacttgttgctatcaccaatcatcgttttataattttttgtcgtttcacctagctatatttgcttcaacatttatttggtagttttagctagaaatcagatttatgattagactttagatgttcacttctcacttgcagaaagtgaggaaaatcgattgaaCAATGCccatctttaatttccagaatcaagcttcgaatcgttggcttggtgtacttatgcttttgttaaatatttattcatttttaaaattacacttgcaatttatctaactcccaatataaaagctttcagtagatacgcgttagaatgacatatatttattgcatttgttttattgattacaggatgtttatgtgatcCTACCacccgaagcagctttgtcagtgtggaaactgccataaatgggaaaaagagacttgaatgtgtgctgcataaaccatgatgttttgtttgagtttgctgcagtagacgAATTTttcctattgtatgagctgaaactatgtgagtggccacgactcaggtggatatttttaataaaagctttttgccgagataaaaaattttttgcttgtaaaaattatataataaaataatattgtggaagataatgcaaaacatgatttgcagaacatattgaatacattatagccctgattatgaagtgtaatcagagctgtattgacaggtacttttgaatagctcgactcaattccaatgAACCAAATATTGGGTTCAAAAAGTTTTATGCTCCACCCTACGAAGTGAAAACAGCTGATTTCACAAATCGCAAAACCAGGTGCAAAAATGGCCTTAGTAATCCTATGGCAGACTCGGTGGGTTAATTGACTTCAATGAACTTGACGTTGTTTTGTGttcactatttcggtcaactcataaaaccattcgttttgtacttgaattaactaattgAATGGACcagtaaaattttctacaaattgatactaataatgactaaataatgtagagtatacatgactttttgtgATGCAGTTGATTTCGCCATATACTCAAACATATTATTTCCAAAGATGGCGGCgtgcatattttatttagtagctagtttccggtgtgtgTTTAGCAacagaacttagctgatacgaAGGCCGTGATGAAATAAGCTAATTcaacgacctaattaccgtagactggtaGAATTGGTTATCCGTACttaaatgtttacacagcattaaGAGGAAGTTAAGATGACAAGTTTATAATTTCctttatttgaggcgtttgaaacattcataataatgtatttgtagctgtatttaaaatttgattCTAGCCTAcgtgagcaaatacaaaataaaatatatgccgaTAGAGCCGCGTCGGACTGGACTTTTATCGcattagccgatgtgaatacgagagatagtgACAGGTTGTATCACCGTTActtcattttgggcaagtctgggcatgtttttggcttgagcgtttttaccgcgatcaatttttttcgattttaattgtaacatatcttgacaatgagatcacctaacacaacaaacaacatatcaactggtagacaaaaaattactttcatttaaaattaactcaaattttacgcaaccacatctttaatagctatagctagacaaaccGGAACACAtccacacacaaactttgagatttatgtatatagagaTGCACACATAGTTGATTCATTCGGAGATCTACTGCACATGATGACACTGTCATGTGAGCAGATGTTCTTATAAGCATATTTATGATGGCCCTTAAATAAATGTTGAATGTAGTTATTCACAGCATTGAAGAAAATACATTagataaaactgaaaattaaatcgaaattttagccaatgaaaagAGTCTTTCTATTGTTACTTTAGGGACTCGTAAACTGAAATGTTGGCATGGTGATTCGTTGAACCTTCTGCTTAAATGACTGATTGTCACTCTTTTCTACTTATTAaactaaaataatgttttaagaGACTTAGAATGTTGCATGTACagtcaaatatttgctaaaatgttatagGTTAGAAAATTCTTACGTCAAGGTGATCACAAGGGGAAGTAGTGTACTTGAAATATGCAAAACAGCACTTCTAAGTTACCTGTTGTATAGAAAGTAGTGGACAGCAGCGCACAAGCTTTCAGCaaattttcaatgtttttgttCAGATGTTGGATTTGTGTTGATTCACTTCTCAAAGGAGTCTGTCTGTGTATTGTACTGTACATTGTCTGTAATGTCCATACAACTTTCTGAATCTCTATAAAGTATAAACAACATCACGCTTCATCAAATGTAGATTGTTAAGGGAGTTATGAGCTTCTTTTCCATTTGTTATTCCTACTCTTGATGGTTGCAGAACTGGCAGCAAATCGCGCAAATCAGGAATTTGTCAATCATGTCAAGGTCGTGGTGTGAAAGTCACTTTGAGACAGCTCGGGCCTGGGATGGTTCAGCAGATGCAGAGCGCTTGCCCGGCTTGTCAGGGACAAGGTAATCTCATACATGGTTTTATCTATTGTTTATCTATGTAGAAATTCATATAAAATTCATCATTCATAATGTCAAATTGCTTTGCTCATTGTATTATACAGTTCATCATCAGTTTTTGATTCTCTCAAATCTCAGACaagtttgaacaaaaaatttagTTTGGTGTTTAACAAAAATTGGAAACTAGAACAAATCTATCGCTAAACAGGCGTGACAGAACAACCTTTGCTCGTGAGGGCGCCCAATCACAACTCTCTTACTTTCTTGAAGGTGCTTAGGTTGTCTAGCCATCTTAACAGTGAAAGTTTATCGTGAAAACACCTCACATGCGCACTGAattcatattaaaatatttctaattatgAAATAATTCTCATAGTTAGCTGCATTATGTCTTCTATGTTAAACAAAATGTATTTGCGTAACTGGATTATTTGATTATTTCATTTTGCATGAGtataaataactacatgtattaatttTCAATAACCAGACATAGAAAGTTTTACATGCCCCAGATACTGCTGTGATGTTTTACATGCCCCAGATACTGCTGTGATGTTTTACATGCCCCAGATACTGCTGTGATGTTCTACATGCCCCAGATACTGCTGTGATGTTCTACATGCCCCAAATACTGCTGTGATGTTTTACATGCCCCAGATACTGCTGTGATGTTTTACATGCCCCAGATACTGCTGTGATGTTTTACATGCCCCAGATACTGCTGTGatgttttttcatttaaaaaatgtttttaaaagataacaatttttttaggaaTCATTTGGTGTGTATGTTTTGGGTGGCACGGAGTAAAATAGCAAAAACCCCGTTGGTGTTGCAAAATGATGAGGATGTTAATACTGTTAATCGTGACTGTATTTCACACTGGAAATCTGGAGGAAATAAGGCTATgtacaatattatattacagatATGGTAATAGATGCCCCAGCCTCTCTATTGATTAGTATTTAtctattgataaagtagttaTAAGGAATTCAGAGTACTTTGTGTAATACCCGCTTCCTGGTCTTTTTATGGTATTAAAGAATATCCTATTTTGGTTTTTGAATGCATTGAAGTTGTTTACATCATTTGTAATGAAAAAACtggttttatattttaaacaattcacCATTTGAATAGCCTTCTGTAGTTGATTGTAGTCGAAAACGCCTGTTGGTCTGTATTTCATGTTAGCTGATGTCCATTCCAACTGTGTGATGTACAATATCTTAACAGGAGAAGTGATTCCTGAAGGAGACAAATGTCCATCATGTAAAGGTGCTAAGACTACGAAGCAAGCAAAGGTCATGGAGGTCCACATAAACAAAGGTATGGTGGATGGACAGAAGATTCCTCTTCATGGTGAAGCAGATCAACAGGTGAACCGAAATGTCGTAGAATGTGTTTCCTGCTAAACCTCGTTTCTTTGCACATAAAATGCCTTTTGGATAGGCTGTACAATATCCAAAGTTTGACATTGCAGCCCGGCTTGGAACCAGGAGATTTAATAGTCATCCTTAGACTGGTTGAGCACAGTGTCTTCACACGAAAGCAATCCGACTTGTACTGTACTCAAAACATCGGTCTTACCGAGGCTCTCTGCGGTTTTGAATTTGTAGTCAACCATTTAGATGATAGATCTCTACTACTCAGTGTCCCACCAGGAAAGGTTATTCAGCCAGGTAACGTCTTTGTGTAAAATTAGTCTATGGGACTCAAATAGCTATCCTCTTAAGCAACTACAGTCGCACCTTCCTTACATATGAGCTTAATgtattctgggactgagctcatCTCTCAATTTTCTCATATCTTAAAGCCATATTTcctaaataaaataactaatgAAAATTAATCCATTCCTATCTTCtgaaaaaaacctaaaaataaaagatgTTGCGATGGAAAAcgtgttttaattgttt of the Watersipora subatra chromosome 4, tzWatSuba1.1, whole genome shotgun sequence genome contains:
- the LOC137395072 gene encoding dnaJ homolog subfamily A member 2-like; protein product: MGDTQLYDILGVDKTVTSEQLKSVYRKLAKKYHPDKNPEHGEKFKEMTFAYEILSDPDKREDYDRYGLEGIQEGRGGGAGMDPFGDMFGGMFGSIFGGRRRGPRKSPDISYPLKVTLEDLYNGKTAKLKLTKDVICSPCGATGSKSRKSGICQSCQGRGVKVTLRQLGPGMVQQMQSACPACQGQGEVIPEGDKCPSCKGAKTTKQAKVMEVHINKGMVDGQKIPLHGEADQQPGLEPGDLIVILRLVEHSVFTRKQSDLYCTQNIGLTEALCGFEFVVNHLDDRSLLLSVPPGKVIQPDMQKTVEGEGMPLQRNPFAKGDLIIRFNVTFPSDGFAGEDQLKMLELLLPKRPPRTAITDDHEEVEMHCYSASAQAGHHGEMDEDDEMRGHGHGTNMQCAHQ